CTGATGCGGGCGAGCTCGCCCCGGCGGTGGACTGGCTGGCCCGAAGCCCTGTCCGTTCAGGATTCGGCGGGCAGGAGCTGGACCAGGCCGACCCAGTTCTCCTCGTCCACCTTGGTCTGTGTGGCGCGGACCCTCCAGCGGCCGGCGGGCAGTGGGACCGATGCCTCGGCAGGCATCCCGTCGTCGGGGTGGCCAGCTCGGCGACGGCACCACCAACAGCAGCCCCACCCCCGTGACGACGCACACCAAACTGACCGGGCCCGACAAGCTCACCGCCCCTGTCGGAGGAGACTTCACCCTGGTCAACGAACTCCCCGCCCTTGTGTGCCCGATCCATCCGACCGCCGGGGCCACAAGAGCCGTCACTGCCGTGGCGGACCTGCTGTTCCCGGTCCTGGACGTCCTCGAGGAGCTGACCGTTCGCACCTCGTGGCCGGTCAGCGGATGCCCTGAAATCCCGGGCCCAGACCGCGCCTTCGAGGCCGTCCTCCGGTGCGCGGTCCGGGTACCCCGGGCACCGTCGCGGACGTCGACACCTCGCAATCCGCCTCAGGGTCGACCCGCAGGCCCAGGCGCCGGCGGGCCGTAGCCGTCGCGGCCGTCACCGCGGCCAGGACCTCGCGAACCTCCGGGTCGATCTGGGCGAGTGCGGCGGCCAGCGTGTCGATCGCGACCAGGGCGTCGTCGGCGGCCGCCACGCTCCAGCCGCACCCGGCCGTGGCGTCCGCGAGCTCGCACGCCGTCTCCGCGATCTGGTCCGCCTGCTCTTCGATCCCGGGCCCCGCCTGCTCCACCAGCTCCACGACGACTCCAACGCTGCCGGCTGCCCCCAGGACACTCACTGCCTGGCCGCCGGCCGACTTCGAACGTGCCCGTGTTCTCGTCGTCGGAGCCGGAAAAGACCGGCCCGACGCTCCATGACCACCGAGGCGGCCTGGCGACGGGTCCGCCCCGGGGAGAGCCTCGGACACGCGCCAGCTCGGCCGGCCCGTTGGGTCCAACGGGTTCGACCGGAGCTGGAATGTGCGGAATCAGGTGAGGCCGGCGGCGCTATCGTCCCAACCATCGTCGCGGCGTCATCGGTACGGCGCAGGCCCCGCGTTAATGGACGCGGGGCCTGCGCGGGCACGGGCGGTGCCCGGGGCGCCTGTCAGCGCGCGACGTTGGCGGGGTTCTCCTTGGCCGCCTTCCAGTTCGCGGTGGCCCTCTTGAAGCGTTCCTGGTGCGGGATGTCCGGGTGCTCCGCCTTGATCCGTTCCAGTTCCTGGATCATGTACTTGTTGAAGGGGGTGAGCTTCTTTGACCTCACGCCGCTGGCGCTCTTCGTTTTGCGGGGTGCCGCGGGCGTGTTCTGGGTCGTCCTCGTACGTGGTGGCACGTCTACCTCCGGTGTCTTCCTCGGTCGGGTGGTTCGGTCGGATCGCGTCGCGCTACAGCGACAGGTCCACGCGCAGGGCGCGGGCGCAGGCGGCCACGGCCTCGGCGGTGGCCTCCACCGTGTTCTTGCGGTCCTCGTCGTAGTAGCCGGCCACCACCATGTCGGGGAGCGCGGCCAGGACGATGCCCGACGTCTCGGCACGCAGGTACGTGAACGGCACCGCCCCGTCACCGCCGACGTCGACCGCGTCCCGCTTCGCGACCTCGTAGTCGACCCCGCCGACATTCACCACCGCGCCAGTCGCGTCGTCCTCGGCCACGGCGAACAGCGCCGCCACGTCGGTCTCGAACATGTCGGTGGCGTCGTCGTAGTTGTCGGCGTCCCGGATGCTGAGCGCCGCACCCAGGACCTCCTCGCCGTCCTCGTCGACGAGGTAGAGCCCCGCGGCACTCGGCGCGCGGCCGTCACCGTCGTTGAGCCCGTCCGGGTCCACCAGCCTGTCGAGGAGGTAGCTGTCCCACACCGTGTCGGTGTCGCCGTCGAAATCGATCTCGCTCAAGCCCGGTTCCCCTCATCGGCCCGGAACCCGGACACCCCAGGTCGCACGGTCCGTAATCCATCAGCTACGTAATGATCAACGAGATCATAAAACCCCCAATCATTGCCATGATCTCCAAAATCGCAAGAAAACCGCACGAACGGGTACGGCTGCAGATCTCCGTTTGACCTGGCCACTCGATCAGGCCAACGACGGCCCCAAGCGTGGGTCACAGCCGTGCCCGAGACCTGCGCGAACGTCGCACGTCCGGAGGCTGCCTGAGCCGGTGCGCCGCTCGTAACTCCTGCTGTCTGCGCACGTTGGGTGAGGCATGCCAACATCAGCGTCGAACGCGGCCAGCGCCGGTGCAGCCGCGGACAGGAAACCCGAGCAGCTCCCCTTCGTTCTCTCGCAGCAGCAAGGAGAAGCAGCCCGCACGCTGCTCTCCTACGTCGCTTCACTGCCTCTGCCTGGACCTGACGCGCAGCTCCTCGCGGTGGTGGTGGCCATCCGGGCGGCACGCGGAGGCGTCGGCAACATCACCGGCCAGGACCTGGCCGCACTGCGGTTGGGCGACGCCCGTGAAGCCGTGAACGCCCTGCGGGGTCTGGGGTGGCAACTGGCCGACACGGTCTTCAGCAGCGATCCCACCGCGCCGCCGACTCCCGTCACCGTCCCTGAGCTGGCCGACGGCGCCGGTCATCCCCTGCCGTTCGGGAAGCAGGCCCGCTCGCGCGTATCGGGATGGACCACGAAGACCCTGTCCGCCAAGCCGGTCAGGAAACTCCCGCCCGCCGCACGTCTGGCCGGCCTGTTCCTCGCCGCCCACAGCACCGCCCGGCTCCTCGGACCACCCCCGTCTCACCTGCCAGCAGCCTGCCGGCACGCCCTCCCCATGCTCCTGGAGAAGGGCTTCCTCACTGAACTGTCCGACGACCGCTACCGTCTCGACCCCCAGGTACGTCACCTCGCGGGCATGCGGCCCCCCACCGACGAAGAGAAGCGAGCGTTCCCCCACACTCCGGCCAAGGCGGCACGCGGGTTCCAGTTCAACGCTGACGCGTGGGCCCAGTGGAAAGACGCGGCGACCCCCGCCCTCCGGCGGCATGTCGAGAGCATCGAGACCTGCGGCCTGTGCGGGCTCACCCCGGCACTGGTCGCCGAGGCGTTCACGGTGCCTTCCCGTCCCCAGTTCATGTCGAAGCAGACCAAGAGCCTCTACGGGCAGTGGAAGGAAGGACATCCAGACCGAGGTCCGCAGGCAGCCGCGTTCACCGTGACCTTCCGCACCCAGCATGGCCACGGACCCTCGTTCCGCCAGCTCGGGCAAGGCATGGGCTGGGACGTCACCCACCAGCTTCGCGGATTCATCGTCCAACGGCTTCTGGCAAACGACTGGCTCACGAGTACCGGCACCGTGCCCTGGACGCTCCGTCCCGGAACGGCCGCACAAGACCACGGCATCACGCTGCCCAGAGCCCGCAGCGCAAAAGACCCCGCCCCCAGTCCCTAGGCGCGCGTACATCGTCATCGGAGCGCGGCCCGGTCAAGGGTTTGGAGGTGCTCTGGAAGTGATGCGTCGGCGGGCGACACACATAAAGAAAAAGCCGATAGGCCAGCGCAGATGCCGGACGGACCTGCGCCGCCAGCCAGCTGCCCGATCGCCTCGGATGGCCTACAACTCGATCTTCAGGAGGTTCAAGAACGCAGCTTGGATACGTACGAAGATGCGAGTGCGCGGACGCGGGCCGCAGGAACGTCACCGTCAAGGGCTTGGACGGCGCGCGTGAGCTCCCGGCTGGCGCCTTCGGCTGCGCCCGGCCATCTTCGGCCAACCTCCGGCCTGTTGTCCGCCTGAAGGTTTGCACGGCGCCCTTCATTCATTCGGGTGGGCCGGCGTGGAACGCCTCCCCGAGGTGATCTTGGCGATGTGAGTATGTATCCGGCACTTTGTCGCCATCCCTATTTCGCAGAAGGTGGGTACAGCCATGTCTGTTGACGGAACCCCTGAGACCTTTTTCGCGCTCGGCGCCGACGACCTCGCCAAGCTGGACGCGATCCGTGAGGCGCTGCTGGACCCGGCGCCGCGGCGGATCGGCCGTCTGGACCAGTGGGGTCTGGCCGACGAGTACGAGGTGTACGCGGAGACCGCCGCGTACTCGGAGGTCTCCCTCGCGATGGCGGACGGGACGGTCCTGGACGCGTCGCTGAGCGTCCCGAAGAACCTCGCCCCCGGGCAGACCTGCCCCGTGGTCGTCCTGCCCGCCCCCCTGATCAGCATCGGGCACCGGGCCTACCTCGGCATGATCTCCCGCTGGGCGAAGGGCGGCTACGTCGTCCTTGCCTACAGCCAGCGCGGTCTGGCCAAGTCCACGGGCGAGATCCACGTCGCCGGTCCGCAGGACGTCGCCGACGCCACCGAGGTGATCAACTGGCTGATCCAGCAGGACGGGGTCGACGCGGACCGGATCGGCTTCTTCGGCGCCTCCTACGGCGCCGGCACGAGCCTGCTCGCGGCCGCGAAGGACCAGCGGATCAAGGCCGTCGCGGGCGCCAGCGCCTGGACCGACCTGTTCGCCTCCCTCTACGAGAACGGCACCCGCCACCTCAAGGCGTTCGAGGCCCTCGTACAGCTCTTCGGCGAGGACCGGTGCTCGCAGGAGTTCCGCGAGATCATCCAGAAGATCCGCGCCAACACCATCGACGACCAGGTCAAGAAGTTCGCCGAGGCACGGTCGCCCAAGAACAACCTCAAGGCGTTCAACGACGCGGCAACGCCCATCCTCCTGACCACCACCTGGCACGAGACCATCTTCTCGGTACCCGCCGTCATCGACTTCCACAACCGTCTGACCGGACCCAAGACCCTCCTCGTCCAGGTCGGCGACCACGGCAACGCCGAACTCCCGGGCCTGATCGGCCTGTCCGCCAAGCCCACGGACATGACCTACCGCTGGATGGACCACCACCTCGGCGGCAGCGCCGGCGACGGGCTGACTCCACGGTTCGACGTCCGCTCGGAGTACATGTTCAACCCCCTTTCCGACCTCCGCCACGCCTCCTGGGCCGACTACGCCCTGCCGAAGAAGCGGTTCCACCTCGCCGACGCGGCTTCCGGGCAGAGCGACGGCCAGCTGGTCGAGGGCGCCGCGGCGGCGGGCTGGACCCGTTCGCTGAAGGCCACCGGCACGGGCACCGACATCGTCGTCGCCCCCCAGCTCATCCAGACCGGCCTGGCCGAACGCCTGGGCCTGCCCCACGTCTACAAGACGGCCGACATCGACCGCGGCCTCGCGGCGGTCTTCGCCACCGCGCCGCTGGAACAGGCCGCGCATGTACGGGGCGATCTGGAACTGCGGGTGACCGTGAAGCCGCAGCAGCCGGACGCCACGATCGTCGCCTACCTGCTGGACCACAACCCGGCCACCGGCAGGGCGCACATCGTCACCCACGCCCCCTACACCTTCACCGCCGACCAGGCGGGCCAGGCCACCACCGCGACCTTCCCCCTCCAGCCCGCCGACTACGTCCTGGCCAAGGGCCACCAGCTCCAGCTGGTCATCGACACCCACGACCCCTTCTTCACCGCACCCAACACCACCACCCCGGTGTTCACCATCGACATCACCTCCCCCAAGGGCACCGAGTCCTACCTCGACATCCCCCTCCACCCCGTCAACTGACTCCGCCCCCAGCACACCGGTGCGGCCCGCCCGAACACGAACGGGCCAGCCGCACCGTCATCGCCGACGGCCGTCGCGCTCCAGCCGTACCCTGCCGTGGCATCCGCGAGTTCGCACCCCGCCTCCGCCACCTGATCAGCCTGCGCCTGGTGCCACGCCCTGCCCACCTGCCACATAGTCCGGACCTCCCCCTGCTGCTCCCTCTGCTGTTCTTCACGCTCGTCGATGATGGGCCGCAACCGTTCGTCATGCGGAACATGCCGCACCTGCCCGACACGACTTCCGCCGATGACGACGCACTTCTGGCCACAGCCCGCCATGCAACGCGGACATGGCCTCGCAGTCCACTACGCCCTGCCAACCTGCTGATGCAGCGGCACACGCATTCCCGACCCGAGCGACGTGGGCGTCCGCGGCGGAAACGCACATACCGGAGACCTTCACCCCACAGCTCGACCTGGGCCTGCCGATGCTCCCCGACCTTGCCGATCTCGGCGGCCCTCTGAAACAGATGCTCGACATTGGACCTCAGGACCCATGGGTCCGTGTTCGCGGGCAGGCGGCTGATGTCATCGAGGAGAGCGTCCAGACGCTCCGTCGCGGCCGACACGACCGCGGCCAGGTAATCGGCGGCCGCACGGACAGCGTGCTCCTCCTCCTCGCTCCTGCCCGCTTTGCCAGCCGCTTTGACTTCCGGCAGGAGCGCTTTGACCCTCTTGGTCCTCCGGCCGGCCACGGCCTCGTCCAGGTCGCCAAACAGCTTCCGGCGGGTCTCGGCCCCCCTCTCCAGTCAGAGGAAAGCATTGCGCAGGGCGACGTCCAGCCGGTCCTGAAGGCGCGGGCTCACACCGGCCAGCTCGGCGATCTCACGACACACCGAATTCACCAGGTCTACGGACTCGGTCCGGCGGGCGTACAGCAGCCGACGCAGCAACACCTGCGCCTCCACGTCCTGCGTCGGCGCCTCCTGCTTTATGCCCGTGAACCATCGGGCAGGAGGGGGCGCACTGCGGTCAAGCGTCAGGGTCGACTTCGGGGTGCGTGAACCGCACGGGCTTGCCCAGCGACCGGGCGTAGGCGATTTCGGCTCGGGTGCTGTCTCCGATGTAGTCGCCGACTACGAGCACCTCATCAGCGAGCCGGATCTTCGCTCGGTGTAGATCGTCGAGTCGAACCTTCAGCGCCTCGGCCTCGACAGGAGCGGACCAAAATGCGTGCGGCGACTTCATGTCACAGCCCGGTTTGACGACAATCTTTCCGGCTTTGGTCTCCCGCAGATCGGCCTCGGTCATCTCGGTCATGAAGCGGGTGGACCCGCAGATCACGACGATACGCGGGAGGCTCAACAGCTTCTTCGCGTCGGCGAGTTTCTCCTCGGGGGTGAGTAGTTGCGGGTATGACACTGGTTCCTCCTGGTGGTGTGGTCCAAGGGATGCCTGCGGAGACGAGAACGAGGGTGTCCAAGATCGGCAAGCTGTCCGGGGGCGAGTGGCTGAGCTACTACGACGGCCAGTTCGTCACCGACCCGGGCAAGTTGGACCTTGACCACCTCGTACCCCTGGCCGAGGCCTGGGACTCCAAGTAGGCGGAGATGGGCTAGACGCACCATTCCGCGCCAGCTGCTGACGGCTCTGTGCAGCCTGGGGGGCTATCACTCGTCCAGCGGATCAAGTTCGGTGCTGCGCCTGGGGAGGTGTATCTGATGCCTCAATGTTGCATCGAGTGCAACCATCGGAGATCTGAGGTCTTTGGTGAAGGTGCTGCGGCCGGATGGTTGGGCAAGTACGTTCTTCGGGCGTACATGTTGTGAGTATGTGGATACGAGTGAGCAGGGGGCGGGGATGCTGGGGGAGGCGTTGACGGCGCTGGCCGCTGCCGGGGGCACAGCAGTGGTGCAGGCGGCTGGGACGAGCGCGTGGCAGGGGCTTCAGCAGGCCCTGGCCGGGTGGTTCGGGCAAGGGGATCAGGAACGCGAGCGCGCTCTGTTGGAGCGGCTGGACGACACTTCGGTCGTCCTCGCCGCAGCCTCTGACGCTGAGCTCGAGCGGACGACGATCGGGCAGCAGGCTGTCTGGCAGGCGCGGTTCGAGACCGTGCTTGAACAGCTGCGTGAGAGCGAGCGCGAGCAGTCCGCTGAGGCGCTGCGAGTACTGCTCAACACACACACGGGCTGGGGGGCGTCGGCGGGAGACGGCGGTGCAGCTGTCAGTGGCCGCGTGGACATTCGCGCCGACCACGGCTCCGCAGCAGCCCTGCGCATGGGGGACGTCACGATCAATAACCCTCTGCAGCCGGGCCCGCACGAGGGCTGAGCGCGCCCGGCGACACTCAAGCTCGGAGTTTGGCCGAAGGTGAGGGGGCAGCACGAGTCCCCCCTCATATGGACCCGCCCTTCCGCGCTCAGACCGCGATCATCGCTTCACACGGCGCGGTCGCCGTAGGCCACGCTGACCGCATCGCCTACTACGCGGAGCCACCGGACGCCGCGCTGCTCAAACGCGCCGCACTCCTCGCCCAGAAGGTCGCTGCAGTCGAACGCACCTCGCGTGTAGGCCTGTTGGGTCCCGCTGGAAGGGCCGCCGAAGTGCCCTTCACCGTACGCGTCACCGTGTTTCGTGGGTCCGGTGACCCGGTGCCCGGCACACTCGGCGCCCTCGCCGACGCCTACCTCCGCCTCCCGCAGCGCCGCATGGTGATCACCGGGGCCGCAGGCGCGGGCAAGACAGTCCTCGCACTCGAACTCGTCCTGCTGCTCCTCGACCGCCGTCAGCCAGAGGACCCCGTCCCCGTACGGATCCCCCTCGCCGAGTGGGATCCAGAAACCTCTCTGGAACCCTGGCTCGTACGCCAAGTCGCCGACACCTACGGCCTCCGCACGGGCACTGCCCACGACCTCGTCACCCAGCGTCTGGTCCTGCCCCTGCTCGACGGGCTCGACGAGATGGACGGCGAGGCGGGTTCGTCCGAACGGGCCGCCCGCGCCCTCGACCAAATCAACCGCTACCACGGGCTGCACGGCCCGGCTCCGCTTGTTGTCACCTGCCGCAGCGACACATACGAACGCCTCTCCTACGAACGAGGTGGCCTGGAGTCCACGGCTGTCGCCGCTATCGAGGCGCTCGATTCCCGGCAGATCCGCACCTACCTGGAACACACGTTGGCCGCACGGCCCCACGCTGAGAAGAGCGCCTGGAGCGAGGTCATCGACAACCTCCACCAGCTTCCAGCAGGCGCTCTGTCCACTCCGTGGCGCCTCTACCTCGCCACCACCGTCTACTCGGGCGGCCGCGACCCACGCGACCTCCTCACCCTCACGGACCCCGCCGAAATCGACCGCATCCTCCTCGAACGGCTGATCCCCGTCGCCGTGGAAGCCTCCGCGCACCACCACTACACCGCCGAGCGCACCATGAAGTGGCTGACGACGATCGCCACGTACTCCCCGAACACCGCTGCTCCGGAGGGCGACAGCAGCCCGGCCGCCGATATCCTCCTGCACCGCCTCGCGCCCATTGTCGGACTGAAGCGCGTGATGTCCATCCAGTACGGCATCGCCATCCTCTTCGGGACACTCTCACTCCTGGCGGAGATGCTGCTCACCTTCGACCGGATCACCAGCCGGGAAGTAACTTTCATGACCTGCGCCGGCCTGGTCTGGGGCGCGCTGGTGGGCGGTATGGGGCTGCACAAGGAAGTGGAGCCGGTCCGGTTGGTACGCCCACGGCTTCCGGCAGGACTCGCCCGGGAGCTGCTGCGCATGGACACCGCGGAGACCTGGCAGCTCCTCGTGAACAAGGACGGGCTGCGGACCGGCCCGCTTCTGAAGAGGGTGGCCAAGGCGTTCGTCGTCGCGACCTTGCTGGTCACTCCCCTGGCCAGGTGGCTCCTCCCTGGCGCGACATGGGGCTTCGCTGCAATCTGCGCGGCTGGCGTGACGCTCATGGTACTGATCGTGCGGGTGATGGCTTGGCTCGTCTACGCCCTCGTCTCACCCGTCGTCCTGCTCTGGGAGCTCTCGTTCCAGGAAGCTGACACACAGCCGGTACAACGTCCTGGCGACCCCTTGCGCCATGACCTCAGGTTCAGCGCGTTCGCCCTCGTGGCCTCTGCCCCATGGGTACTGCTGTGGCACCCAGCGGTGCTGTTGGTGACGTTTGTTGCCCCGTGGACCGCCAACCGGGCCTGGATGCGGTACCGGGTATCCGCGGCGGTCGGCTGGGCGCGGGGGATGCTACCGCTGCGTCCGGCCCCGTTCCTCGCCTGGGCGCATCGGGCGGGGCTGCTGCGTGTGACAGGGCGCACCTATCAGTTCCGCCACCGGGCCCTCCAGGAGTGGCTCAGTTCAGAGGCCCGGCGCCGGGCGGATCTCGAGCGGCTTGCCGACAGCGCAAGGAAGAGATCACTAGGCTTCGATCAACGTCTCCAATCTGCGCAGAGGCTGGCCGTACTGGATCCCTCGGAGGGGAGTTTCGCCCTTGCTCTGCTCGCTGCCGACACCAGGCTTGCACTCCGCCAGCGAGTCATGGCGATGGAGGTGAGGGCCGTCCTCCACGAAGGGCGCGGCGAGCTCGAGGAGCGTGAGGAGCAACTGGCGACTCTGCGGCAGTTCGCTGAAATACCCCTTCTGGAAGCCGACTCCTACGAGTATCGGTGGGCGACGGATGCCCTCACACGACTGGACCCGCCCACCGGGAGGGACCTGCTGACCCGCCTCGTCCATAGCGCCACGGTAGGGAAGGGCAGCGGCGACATCCGGCTGTGGGCTGCTATGACCCTGACGCAGCTTGATCCCGAGGCCGGGCATGCCGCGCTCACTCACCTCGTACACGCCGCGGACCTCTCAGAGACTTGGCGAGTGCAGGCCGCCGCCGCGCTGGCCAATGCGGACAGGCAGAGGTGAGCAGGCGTTTGAGTGTCCTCGCCCGACTTGCAGCTGGATCCGCTGCAGGTCGCGGCGGTCACGGCGCCTGGGGTCTTGGCAGCGTGCGGCGCGGATTGTGACGCCCCGGGCAGGGCCCGTGTCTGGCCGCCCCCTCCCCGGAGGTGTGGAGGGGCACCGCAAGCAAGGCGCTGGCCTCCTGACGCGACTTCGAAGTAGGTGGCAATGCCCGTGTGGAGACGGCCCATGCCCAGGCCACACTGCTGAGCAGTTTGGTCCAGGTCAAGGGCCCCCAGATGCGGCTCGAA
The sequence above is a segment of the Streptomyces sp. NBC_01255 genome. Coding sequences within it:
- a CDS encoding NACHT domain-containing protein; this translates as MDPPFRAQTAIIASHGAVAVGHADRIAYYAEPPDAALLKRAALLAQKVAAVERTSRVGLLGPAGRAAEVPFTVRVTVFRGSGDPVPGTLGALADAYLRLPQRRMVITGAAGAGKTVLALELVLLLLDRRQPEDPVPVRIPLAEWDPETSLEPWLVRQVADTYGLRTGTAHDLVTQRLVLPLLDGLDEMDGEAGSSERAARALDQINRYHGLHGPAPLVVTCRSDTYERLSYERGGLESTAVAAIEALDSRQIRTYLEHTLAARPHAEKSAWSEVIDNLHQLPAGALSTPWRLYLATTVYSGGRDPRDLLTLTDPAEIDRILLERLIPVAVEASAHHHYTAERTMKWLTTIATYSPNTAAPEGDSSPAADILLHRLAPIVGLKRVMSIQYGIAILFGTLSLLAEMLLTFDRITSREVTFMTCAGLVWGALVGGMGLHKEVEPVRLVRPRLPAGLARELLRMDTAETWQLLVNKDGLRTGPLLKRVAKAFVVATLLVTPLARWLLPGATWGFAAICAAGVTLMVLIVRVMAWLVYALVSPVVLLWELSFQEADTQPVQRPGDPLRHDLRFSAFALVASAPWVLLWHPAVLLVTFVAPWTANRAWMRYRVSAAVGWARGMLPLRPAPFLAWAHRAGLLRVTGRTYQFRHRALQEWLSSEARRRADLERLADSARKRSLGFDQRLQSAQRLAVLDPSEGSFALALLAADTRLALRQRVMAMEVRAVLHEGRGELEEREEQLATLRQFAEIPLLEADSYEYRWATDALTRLDPPTGRDLLTRLVHSATVGKGSGDIRLWAAMTLTQLDPEAGHAALTHLVHAADLSETWRVQAAAALANADRQR
- a CDS encoding alpha/beta fold hydrolase; its protein translation is MSVDGTPETFFALGADDLAKLDAIREALLDPAPRRIGRLDQWGLADEYEVYAETAAYSEVSLAMADGTVLDASLSVPKNLAPGQTCPVVVLPAPLISIGHRAYLGMISRWAKGGYVVLAYSQRGLAKSTGEIHVAGPQDVADATEVINWLIQQDGVDADRIGFFGASYGAGTSLLAAAKDQRIKAVAGASAWTDLFASLYENGTRHLKAFEALVQLFGEDRCSQEFREIIQKIRANTIDDQVKKFAEARSPKNNLKAFNDAATPILLTTTWHETIFSVPAVIDFHNRLTGPKTLLVQVGDHGNAELPGLIGLSAKPTDMTYRWMDHHLGGSAGDGLTPRFDVRSEYMFNPLSDLRHASWADYALPKKRFHLADAASGQSDGQLVEGAAAAGWTRSLKATGTGTDIVVAPQLIQTGLAERLGLPHVYKTADIDRGLAAVFATAPLEQAAHVRGDLELRVTVKPQQPDATIVAYLLDHNPATGRAHIVTHAPYTFTADQAGQATTATFPLQPADYVLAKGHQLQLVIDTHDPFFTAPNTTTPVFTIDITSPKGTESYLDIPLHPVN